Proteins encoded in a region of the Micropterus dolomieu isolate WLL.071019.BEF.003 ecotype Adirondacks linkage group LG07, ASM2129224v1, whole genome shotgun sequence genome:
- the LOC123974427 gene encoding acetylcholinesterase collagenic tail peptide-like isoform X3, translating to MLTQLVLGWTALLSGLQPAGSSITSRFPSGRDSRWSARKCEVFMAPPPPPPLFPTVKRKAELMVDITEHITGLKGEKGCRGTRGPKGQPGVMGPEGEPGTQGYMGQPGQKGEKGDRGWRGLYGDIGTPGMIKGSKGRKGFRGDKGMKGHRGPSGETGERGTTGAPGEKGDPGLRGDAGRRGEQGPRGKPGGRGTMGLMGSRGPTGKLGRPGPAGLRGRTGEPGLPGQVYILPGLQGDAGNRGPPAKCNCSQVQSPQRLLGRVPTIFIADGERQMRRLRGENVMVLRTDREALYIYTESQWINVLEYPRH from the exons ATGCTGACTCAGCTAGTTTTGGGATGGACTGCCTTGCTCAGTGGCCTCCAGCCGGCTGGCTCCTCTATCACAAGCA gATTTCCATCtggcagagacagcaggtggTCAGCTCGGAAATGTGAAGTCTTCatggctcctcctcctccaccacctctgTTTCCTACAGTCAAACGGAAAGCAGAGCTGATG GTTGATATAACAGAACACATCACGGGACTGAAAGGGGAAAAG gGCTGCAGAGGAACAAGAGGACCCAAG GGCCAACCTGGTGTGATGGGTCCAGAGGGAGAACCTGGAACACAAGGATACATGGGACAGCCAGGTCAAAAG GGGGAGAAGGGTGACAGAGGCTGGAGGGGCCTGTATGGAGACATAGGAACTCCTGGGATGATAAAG GGCAGCAAAGGGCGTAAGGGATTCAGG GGGGATAAAGGTATGAAAGGACACAGAGGACCCAGTGGAGAGACG GGTGAGCGTGGCACCACTGGAGCGCCAGGAGAGAAG GGTGACCCAGGTCTGCGGGGCGATGCAGGGCGAAGGGGTGAGCAAGGACCCAGAGGAAAACCTGGTGGCAGAGGAACCATG GGTTTGATGGGATCTCGTGGACCTACAGGAAAGCTGGGTCGTCCTGGTCCTGCAGGACTGCGTGGTCGGACTGGAGAGCCTGGACTACCAGGGCAAG TGTACATCCTACCAGGCCTGCAGGGAGACGCAGGAAACCGAGGTCCTCCAGCCAAATGCAACTGTTCACAGGTTCAAAGCCCACAACGTTTGTTGGGCAGAGTCCCGACG ATCTTTATtgcagatggagagagacagatgaggaGGCTGCGGGGAGAGAACGTGATGGTGCTGCGGACAGACAGAGAAGCTCTGTACATCTACACCGAATCTCAATGGATCAACGTACTG GAGTACCCCAGACACTGA
- the LOC123974427 gene encoding collagen alpha-1(X) chain-like isoform X2: MLTQLVLGWTALLSGLQPAGSSITSRFPSGRDSRWSARKCEVFMAPPPPPPLFPTVKRKAELMVDITEHITGLKGEKGCRGTRGPKGQPGVMGPEGEPGTQGYMGQPGQKGEKGDRGWRGLYGDIGTPGMIKGDKGMKGHRGPSGETGERGTTGAPGEKGDPGLRGDAGRRGEQGPRGKPGGRGTMGLMGSRGPTGKLGRPGPAGLRGRTGEPGLPGQVYILPGLQGDAGNRGPPAKCNCSQVQSPQRLLGRVPTIFIADGERQMRRLRGENVMVLRTDREALYIYTESQWINVLIQRTRQMFPSVSSMSTPDTDPTPFNTGWSALDQNLEPQLLSGQQFRLLLGSFQSECV; this comes from the exons ATGCTGACTCAGCTAGTTTTGGGATGGACTGCCTTGCTCAGTGGCCTCCAGCCGGCTGGCTCCTCTATCACAAGCA gATTTCCATCtggcagagacagcaggtggTCAGCTCGGAAATGTGAAGTCTTCatggctcctcctcctccaccacctctgTTTCCTACAGTCAAACGGAAAGCAGAGCTGATG GTTGATATAACAGAACACATCACGGGACTGAAAGGGGAAAAG gGCTGCAGAGGAACAAGAGGACCCAAG GGCCAACCTGGTGTGATGGGTCCAGAGGGAGAACCTGGAACACAAGGATACATGGGACAGCCAGGTCAAAAG GGGGAGAAGGGTGACAGAGGCTGGAGGGGCCTGTATGGAGACATAGGAACTCCTGGGATGATAAAG GGGGATAAAGGTATGAAAGGACACAGAGGACCCAGTGGAGAGACG GGTGAGCGTGGCACCACTGGAGCGCCAGGAGAGAAG GGTGACCCAGGTCTGCGGGGCGATGCAGGGCGAAGGGGTGAGCAAGGACCCAGAGGAAAACCTGGTGGCAGAGGAACCATG GGTTTGATGGGATCTCGTGGACCTACAGGAAAGCTGGGTCGTCCTGGTCCTGCAGGACTGCGTGGTCGGACTGGAGAGCCTGGACTACCAGGGCAAG TGTACATCCTACCAGGCCTGCAGGGAGACGCAGGAAACCGAGGTCCTCCAGCCAAATGCAACTGTTCACAGGTTCAAAGCCCACAACGTTTGTTGGGCAGAGTCCCGACG ATCTTTATtgcagatggagagagacagatgaggaGGCTGCGGGGAGAGAACGTGATGGTGCTGCGGACAGACAGAGAAGCTCTGTACATCTACACCGAATCTCAATGGATCAACGTACTG atacaGAGGACAAGACAGATGTTTCCTTCGGTCTCCAGCAT GAGTACCCCAGACACTGACCCCACTCCATTCAACACTGGCTGGAGTGCTCTTGACCAAAACCTCGAACCCCAACTGCTCAGTGGCCAGCAGTTCAGACTGTTGCTGGGAAGCTTCCaaagtgaatgtgtgtaa
- the LOC123974427 gene encoding acetylcholinesterase collagenic tail peptide-like isoform X1, protein MLTQLVLGWTALLSGLQPAGSSITSRFPSGRDSRWSARKCEVFMAPPPPPPLFPTVKRKAELMVDITEHITGLKGEKGCRGTRGPKGQPGVMGPEGEPGTQGYMGQPGQKGEKGDRGWRGLYGDIGTPGMIKGSKGRKGFRGDKGMKGHRGPSGETGERGTTGAPGEKGDPGLRGDAGRRGEQGPRGKPGGRGTMGLMGSRGPTGKLGRPGPAGLRGRTGEPGLPGQVYILPGLQGDAGNRGPPAKCNCSQVQSPQRLLGRVPTIFIADGERQMRRLRGENVMVLRTDREALYIYTESQWINVLIQRTRQMFPSVSSMSTPDTDPTPFNTGWSALDQNLEPQLLSGQQFRLLLGSFQSECV, encoded by the exons ATGCTGACTCAGCTAGTTTTGGGATGGACTGCCTTGCTCAGTGGCCTCCAGCCGGCTGGCTCCTCTATCACAAGCA gATTTCCATCtggcagagacagcaggtggTCAGCTCGGAAATGTGAAGTCTTCatggctcctcctcctccaccacctctgTTTCCTACAGTCAAACGGAAAGCAGAGCTGATG GTTGATATAACAGAACACATCACGGGACTGAAAGGGGAAAAG gGCTGCAGAGGAACAAGAGGACCCAAG GGCCAACCTGGTGTGATGGGTCCAGAGGGAGAACCTGGAACACAAGGATACATGGGACAGCCAGGTCAAAAG GGGGAGAAGGGTGACAGAGGCTGGAGGGGCCTGTATGGAGACATAGGAACTCCTGGGATGATAAAG GGCAGCAAAGGGCGTAAGGGATTCAGG GGGGATAAAGGTATGAAAGGACACAGAGGACCCAGTGGAGAGACG GGTGAGCGTGGCACCACTGGAGCGCCAGGAGAGAAG GGTGACCCAGGTCTGCGGGGCGATGCAGGGCGAAGGGGTGAGCAAGGACCCAGAGGAAAACCTGGTGGCAGAGGAACCATG GGTTTGATGGGATCTCGTGGACCTACAGGAAAGCTGGGTCGTCCTGGTCCTGCAGGACTGCGTGGTCGGACTGGAGAGCCTGGACTACCAGGGCAAG TGTACATCCTACCAGGCCTGCAGGGAGACGCAGGAAACCGAGGTCCTCCAGCCAAATGCAACTGTTCACAGGTTCAAAGCCCACAACGTTTGTTGGGCAGAGTCCCGACG ATCTTTATtgcagatggagagagacagatgaggaGGCTGCGGGGAGAGAACGTGATGGTGCTGCGGACAGACAGAGAAGCTCTGTACATCTACACCGAATCTCAATGGATCAACGTACTG atacaGAGGACAAGACAGATGTTTCCTTCGGTCTCCAGCAT GAGTACCCCAGACACTGACCCCACTCCATTCAACACTGGCTGGAGTGCTCTTGACCAAAACCTCGAACCCCAACTGCTCAGTGGCCAGCAGTTCAGACTGTTGCTGGGAAGCTTCCaaagtgaatgtgtgtaa